A genomic region of Desulfosarcina ovata subsp. ovata contains the following coding sequences:
- a CDS encoding class I SAM-dependent methyltransferase: MITVDFSRLSIRPGDRILDIGCGSGRHTAAAYRLNGVRVTGADLNVEDLKEARARLDFHDRLGEHGDGVWSLAAADVTALPFPDACFDLVICSEVLEHIPDDELAMTEIVRVLKPGKPLVVSVPRYLPERICWALSDDYFNANQGHVRIYRKSALTDRLERTGTRCVGHHYAHSIHAPYWWLKCLVGPTRTDAIAARLYHRLLVWDIMHKPWITRFIDRLLNPILGKSLVIYLIKNSIKKGLDIKVALD, encoded by the coding sequence GTGATTACCGTTGATTTTTCCAGACTGAGCATCCGGCCCGGCGATCGCATTCTGGACATCGGCTGCGGCTCGGGCCGCCACACTGCTGCGGCCTACCGGCTGAATGGGGTGAGGGTGACCGGTGCGGACCTTAACGTTGAAGATCTCAAGGAGGCCCGTGCCCGCCTTGATTTCCACGACCGGCTGGGTGAGCATGGCGACGGGGTCTGGTCTCTGGCGGCAGCCGATGTGACGGCCCTGCCCTTTCCCGACGCCTGCTTTGATCTGGTGATCTGCAGTGAAGTGTTGGAACATATTCCCGACGATGAATTGGCCATGACTGAAATCGTCCGCGTGCTCAAGCCCGGCAAACCGCTGGTGGTCAGTGTGCCGCGCTACCTGCCTGAGCGCATCTGCTGGGCCCTGTCCGACGACTATTTCAACGCCAACCAGGGTCATGTGCGCATCTACCGTAAAAGTGCGCTCACCGACCGGCTGGAACGAACCGGCACCCGGTGCGTGGGCCATCATTACGCCCACAGCATCCATGCCCCCTACTGGTGGCTGAAATGTCTTGTCGGGCCAACGCGCACCGATGCCATAGCAGCCCGTCTTTACCACCGCCTGCTGGTCTGGGATATCATGCACAAACCCTGGATCACCCGATTCATCGACCGGCTGCTCAACCCGATTCTGGGCAAAAGCCTGGTCATCTACCTGATCAAAAACAGCATCAAAAAAGGGCTTGACATTAAAGTGGCACTCGACTAA
- a CDS encoding 4Fe-4S dicluster domain-containing protein, whose translation MRERAHQPTRCNTSQRHPMMEKRRENLLIDAKRCTGCGRCMMACSMKHHNVIDPSLSRVRILRLEARALNVPIICMACETAPCIKVCPMNARVRQANGTVVTDTEVCIGCRACVYICPVGSPEANPFTGQTMTCDMCMADTDEPWCVTACRQEGALTMAKGERLTTSTVRERAGRIRAILPSR comes from the coding sequence ATGCGCGAACGGGCACACCAACCAACGCGGTGCAACACTTCACAAAGGCATCCGATGATGGAAAAAAGACGAGAAAATTTGCTGATCGATGCAAAACGATGTACGGGATGCGGTCGCTGCATGATGGCGTGTTCGATGAAACATCACAACGTCATCGACCCGTCGCTCTCCCGGGTCAGGATCCTGCGTCTCGAGGCCCGGGCACTCAATGTCCCAATCATCTGCATGGCCTGCGAGACGGCCCCCTGCATCAAGGTCTGCCCCATGAACGCCCGCGTCCGTCAGGCCAACGGCACGGTGGTGACCGATACGGAGGTGTGCATCGGCTGCCGGGCATGCGTTTACATCTGCCCGGTGGGCAGTCCCGAGGCGAATCCCTTCACCGGCCAGACCATGACCTGCGACATGTGCATGGCGGATACGGACGAGCCCTGGTGCGTGACGGCATGCCGCCAGGAGGGCGCGCTCACGATGGCCAAGGGAGAACGGCTGACCACATCCACCGTCAGGGAGCGGGCCGGCAGAATCCGGGCCATTCTTCCCTCCCGGTAA
- a CDS encoding HD domain-containing phosphohydrolase, whose translation MTDDQKETLLIVDDEESILEVASEYFMTKGYHVLTAENGRIAADIIAQEKIDCCFTDINMPEMDGLELAEHIRKVDNTIPVIIMTGYPSLDNTIRTLKNGVVDFLIKPVNLNQLELCVQRVLRERRLFIRNIFLAKEVEGKKRIEDLNRELTYKVSELNTLNRIMTDFTTISSSTDLFKRVVDLSTELTHADEAVFYVINEAVKQPVPVARSHSGGNGNGATSTDAAAIRKTGGPDLSNLILDNSEEDKPLLIQDAGRVPGLPETLRSLMLVPLNIRKKVFGVLAVSVLDGEVRFSEKDLYYMSFMSNKAAYAIENIALYENIYENLFATLYAFVRAIEARDPYTEQHSNRVTRIAIALCQAMGGSQEDQDILNVAGQLHDIGKIGIRDDILLKPGRLTNEEFRIIKEHPVIGAKIVERLGLWDREKHIIRCHHERIDGRGYPDGLSGEQIPMLARILSVADVYDAIASDRAYRQKMDESEILKIMYGGSGSQFDADVIETFRRMYEKGEFAQLLDEVL comes from the coding sequence ATGACAGACGACCAAAAAGAGACTCTATTGATTGTGGATGACGAAGAAAGCATTCTGGAGGTGGCTTCGGAATATTTCATGACCAAGGGGTACCATGTCCTCACCGCGGAAAACGGTCGCATTGCCGCCGACATCATCGCCCAAGAAAAAATCGACTGCTGTTTTACCGACATCAACATGCCCGAAATGGACGGGCTGGAACTGGCCGAACACATTCGCAAGGTGGACAACACCATTCCGGTAATCATCATGACCGGTTATCCGTCCCTGGACAACACCATCCGCACCCTGAAAAACGGGGTCGTTGATTTTTTGATCAAGCCGGTCAACCTCAATCAGTTGGAGCTTTGTGTGCAGCGGGTGTTGCGTGAGCGCAGGCTTTTCATCCGCAATATTTTCCTAGCCAAAGAAGTGGAGGGGAAAAAGCGAATCGAGGACCTGAATCGGGAACTGACCTACAAAGTCAGTGAACTCAACACCCTTAACCGCATCATGACCGATTTTACCACGATCAGTTCCAGCACGGATCTGTTCAAGCGGGTGGTCGATCTGTCCACGGAACTGACCCACGCCGACGAAGCCGTGTTCTACGTTATCAATGAAGCGGTCAAACAGCCGGTGCCGGTGGCCCGTTCCCATTCTGGCGGCAACGGCAACGGTGCCACATCGACGGATGCTGCCGCGATCAGGAAAACGGGCGGCCCGGACCTTAGCAACCTGATCCTCGATAACTCCGAAGAAGACAAACCCTTACTGATTCAAGACGCCGGCAGAGTGCCCGGTTTGCCCGAAACACTGCGATCCCTGATGCTGGTGCCCCTTAATATCCGCAAGAAAGTGTTTGGCGTTCTGGCCGTATCGGTACTGGACGGTGAGGTGCGCTTTTCTGAAAAAGACCTCTACTACATGTCCTTCATGTCCAACAAAGCCGCCTACGCCATAGAGAACATCGCGCTTTACGAGAATATTTATGAGAATCTGTTTGCCACCCTGTACGCGTTTGTGCGGGCCATTGAAGCCCGTGATCCTTACACGGAACAGCACTCCAACCGGGTGACGCGGATCGCCATCGCCCTGTGTCAGGCAATGGGCGGCAGCCAGGAAGATCAGGATATTCTCAATGTCGCCGGTCAGCTGCATGATATCGGAAAGATCGGCATTCGCGACGATATCCTGCTCAAACCCGGACGCCTGACCAATGAGGAGTTTCGCATCATCAAGGAGCATCCGGTCATCGGCGCCAAGATTGTCGAGCGGCTGGGCCTGTGGGACCGTGAAAAGCACATCATCCGCTGCCACCATGAGCGCATCGATGGCAGGGGGTATCCGGACGGCCTCAGCGGCGAACAGATTCCCATGCTGGCCCGGATCCTCTCTGTTGCCGATGTCTACGATGCCATCGCTTCCGATCGGGCCTACCGTCAAAAAATGGATGAATCGGAGATTCTCAAGATCATGTATGGCGGCTCCGGCAGCCAGTTCGATGCCGATGTGATTGAAACCTTTCGCCGCATGTACGAAAAAGGGGAGTTTGCACAACTCCTCGATGAGGTGCTTTAG
- a CDS encoding SPOR domain-containing protein — translation MALFFKHMAVRLWTALFIASLVAMTVLPPFAAAVGPGWMVVPGIVLFVLVFWLTGVIFAAMGRGRLDRLMSEAAIWERAGMDREARQVLVRAEATVDSFFFSPFSRRAPAGRLLAHTARFQLASGAPKSASEAVVSAYLKHFPRDRAAAAKWLEGLLAGRAVTHQTHEIAVRIGAAHPDDIALQRMLAQFYLSERRCDFAALNTYRVVMDTGDPLPDRMINGLADLFLAERRVDTLALQVYLDVHRRGSRDAHLLAGLAACCRMIHPTPLTLPLLEQAEAVFDGVDPAQRREMAIDFLPEMADGGAPRTSRRHRRPFAFLGPVYRAATRSARAGWVGLARLTRWGATTVLRLLRGLRMALFSRRAKWIALGVFAIAVGGLVVNTVMHLGPDIKPVAPVDEPASSPSPAPVVVPVTDPFTLQTAAYLKASDARRFVSQLKEHGLDAYWTRATGGNKTWYQVRVSHFKTKAQARAYGEDLKKRHIIGDYYVANYKRPDGP, via the coding sequence ATGGCACTTTTCTTCAAACATATGGCCGTACGTTTGTGGACGGCACTGTTTATCGCCAGCCTGGTGGCGATGACGGTGCTGCCGCCTTTTGCCGCGGCCGTCGGACCCGGTTGGATGGTTGTTCCCGGCATCGTCCTGTTTGTCCTGGTGTTCTGGTTGACGGGCGTGATTTTTGCCGCCATGGGGCGCGGTCGGTTGGATCGCCTGATGAGCGAGGCCGCCATCTGGGAGCGGGCGGGCATGGACCGTGAGGCCCGTCAGGTTTTGGTCCGCGCCGAGGCCACGGTGGATAGCTTTTTCTTCTCACCCTTTTCCCGCCGGGCACCGGCGGGGCGCCTGCTGGCCCATACGGCCCGTTTCCAATTGGCCAGTGGTGCGCCGAAATCTGCCTCAGAGGCCGTTGTCAGTGCCTACCTGAAGCATTTTCCCCGGGACCGGGCCGCTGCCGCCAAATGGCTGGAGGGGCTTTTGGCCGGCCGGGCGGTGACCCACCAGACCCACGAGATTGCCGTCCGCATCGGCGCCGCCCATCCCGACGATATTGCCCTTCAGCGAATGCTGGCCCAGTTTTACCTCTCTGAGCGGCGTTGCGATTTTGCCGCCCTGAACACCTACCGGGTGGTGATGGACACCGGCGACCCGCTGCCGGACCGGATGATCAACGGTCTGGCTGACCTGTTCCTCGCCGAACGGCGGGTGGATACCCTGGCCCTTCAGGTTTACCTGGATGTCCATCGGCGCGGCAGCCGCGACGCGCATCTGCTGGCCGGCCTGGCCGCCTGCTGCCGGATGATCCATCCCACGCCATTGACACTGCCTCTTCTGGAACAGGCCGAGGCGGTTTTCGATGGTGTCGATCCGGCGCAGCGCAGGGAGATGGCGATCGATTTCCTGCCGGAAATGGCCGACGGCGGCGCGCCGCGGACGTCCCGGAGGCATCGCCGGCCCTTTGCCTTTCTGGGCCCGGTGTACCGCGCGGCGACTCGATCGGCCAGGGCCGGTTGGGTGGGTTTGGCCCGGCTGACCCGGTGGGGGGCGACAACAGTTTTGCGATTGCTGCGCGGGTTGCGCATGGCGCTTTTCTCCAGGCGCGCCAAATGGATCGCCCTGGGGGTGTTTGCCATTGCCGTGGGCGGGCTGGTGGTCAATACGGTCATGCACCTGGGCCCTGACATCAAACCGGTTGCACCGGTTGACGAACCGGCATCGTCACCGTCACCGGCGCCCGTGGTCGTGCCGGTGACCGATCCCTTTACCCTGCAGACGGCGGCTTATCTGAAAGCGTCCGATGCGCGGCGGTTTGTCAGCCAGCTCAAGGAGCATGGGCTGGATGCTTACTGGACCCGGGCGACCGGAGGAAACAAAACCTGGTACCAGGTGCGAGTGTCCCACTTCAAAACCAAAGCCCAGGCCAGGGCTTATGGCGAGGACCTGAAAAAACGCCATATTATCGGTGATTATTACGTGGCCAACTACAAGCGGCCGGATGGACCCTGA
- a CDS encoding glycosyltransferase family 4 protein, with protein sequence MTNHLDRPLKICLLSYRSNPHCGGQGVYLKNLSRGLKAIGHHVEVVSGPPDPMLDADIPVYRLPCLDLYNPDNLFRTPSVAELSDPVNFMEWAGVSTMGFPEPFTFGIRAHRFLRSRLRNYDIVHDNQSLSYGVGAIARRIPTLATIHHPITIDRKIAVRAVRSYWKKLKQLRWFSFIGMQKRVSRNLKRIITVSECARRDIAREFRIPADRFRVVPNGIDTGLFYPIPEIPREPGRIIVTTSADVPLKGLYYLLHAVARVSRSHAIRLVVVGTPKPNGGISRLIRRLGIGDRIVFTGRISNAEFVRQYARAAMAVVASVYEGFGLPAGEAMACGVPLISTTGGALPEVVGNAGMLVPPGNHHALARAITHLLDHPERAAEMGRRGYQRVQQHFTWTRAAEKTAAAYRETIRDYR encoded by the coding sequence ATGACCAATCACCTCGACCGCCCGCTGAAAATCTGCCTGCTGAGCTACCGGAGCAACCCCCATTGCGGCGGCCAGGGCGTCTACCTTAAAAACCTGAGCCGCGGGCTCAAGGCGATCGGCCATCATGTAGAGGTAGTCTCCGGGCCACCGGATCCCATGCTGGATGCGGATATTCCCGTTTACCGGCTGCCGTGCCTGGACCTGTACAATCCGGACAACCTGTTTCGCACGCCAAGCGTTGCGGAGTTGTCCGATCCGGTCAATTTCATGGAGTGGGCCGGGGTCTCAACCATGGGTTTTCCCGAGCCTTTTACCTTTGGCATCCGTGCCCATCGATTCCTGCGTTCCCGCCTGCGTAACTATGACATCGTCCATGACAACCAGAGTCTTTCCTATGGTGTCGGAGCCATCGCGCGGCGGATTCCCACGCTGGCGACCATTCACCACCCCATCACCATCGATCGGAAGATCGCCGTGCGCGCCGTGCGCTCCTACTGGAAAAAACTCAAGCAGTTGCGCTGGTTCTCGTTTATCGGCATGCAGAAGCGGGTGTCGCGGAACCTTAAACGAATCATCACCGTTTCCGAATGCGCCCGCCGGGATATCGCCCGGGAGTTTCGCATTCCGGCCGACCGATTCCGAGTGGTGCCCAACGGTATCGACACGGGGCTGTTTTATCCCATCCCTGAAATCCCGCGGGAGCCGGGCCGCATCATTGTCACCACCAGTGCGGATGTGCCCCTCAAAGGGCTCTACTACCTGCTGCACGCCGTGGCCCGGGTTTCGCGCAGTCACGCCATCCGCCTGGTGGTGGTGGGCACACCCAAGCCAAACGGCGGCATCAGCCGGCTGATCCGGCGGCTGGGCATTGGCGATCGCATTGTCTTTACCGGCCGCATCAGCAATGCGGAGTTCGTCCGCCAGTACGCCCGGGCGGCCATGGCCGTGGTGGCCTCGGTGTACGAAGGGTTCGGCCTGCCGGCGGGCGAAGCCATGGCCTGCGGGGTACCATTGATCAGCACCACCGGGGGCGCCCTGCCCGAAGTGGTCGGCAACGCCGGCATGCTGGTGCCTCCCGGAAACCATCACGCCCTGGCCAGGGCGATCACCCACCTACTCGACCATCCCGAGCGGGCCGCCGAAATGGGACGCCGGGGATACCAGCGGGTCCAGCAGCACTTCACCTGGACGCGGGCGGCCGAGAAAACCGCCGCCGCCTACCGGGAGACAATTCGTGATTACCGTTGA
- a CDS encoding transglycosylase domain-containing protein produces MNPIVRLMRLATLLVFVLLTVTALVAGGLFCFFLVAAKDLPRVPEPIGRINDTPSTEIFSADGRRILTIGGRETVALDDVSYAFVQAILATEDHRFWDHHGINKLRTVKALWVTLFEPGKVQGASTITQQLAKNLFFSFEQTYIRKFRELLVAFQIEAQFPKQEILEAYINQIPFGVGAYGIGEAARTFFGKSAGELTLSEASLLAGLPKSPTRYNPFRYPDRARARQKVVLKRMVDTGMITPQEAEDAGTAPLGLRKQARALRVDSYFLDAVMKSLEERYSPEVVYHGGLRVYTTLDPSMQRLAETALQEGIARLESNMKNANPEKGDEDDNGLQGALVSVDVRTGAVKALVGGRDFFQTPYNRALQNNRQAGSGFKPFLYYSVMENLGKSPADVVEDKAVSIPIAGKPPWRPRNFERRYAGPMILKKAFTGSVNSVAAQLVQALGPEAVIDTARRCGITSPLSPVYSVALGTFGVSPLEMASAYATFASGGVRHPPFWIRRVEDVSGRVLEEHIITGERVLNESVTYQLVDMMAGVIDEGTGNVVRRLGFSLPAAGKTGTTNGYNDAWFTGFTPTLSTSVWVGFDRGQGMRSKSGVGITGGRGAAPIWAQFVKQATQGEPPRQFMVPSGIYFKNVNPENGAWAGFWTSDPMRVALRK; encoded by the coding sequence ATGAACCCGATTGTTCGCCTGATGCGGCTGGCCACGCTGCTGGTCTTTGTGCTGCTGACGGTGACGGCACTGGTTGCCGGGGGCCTGTTCTGTTTTTTTCTGGTGGCGGCCAAGGATCTGCCCCGGGTGCCGGAACCCATCGGCCGCATCAACGACACGCCTTCCACGGAAATTTTCAGTGCTGACGGAAGGCGTATCCTGACCATCGGCGGTCGGGAAACCGTGGCCCTGGATGATGTTTCCTACGCCTTTGTTCAGGCGATCCTGGCCACCGAAGATCACCGCTTCTGGGACCATCACGGAATCAACAAACTCCGCACGGTCAAGGCGCTGTGGGTGACCCTGTTCGAGCCGGGAAAGGTCCAGGGCGCCTCCACCATCACCCAGCAGTTGGCCAAAAACCTCTTTTTCAGCTTCGAGCAAACCTATATCCGCAAGTTTCGCGAGCTGCTGGTTGCCTTTCAGATCGAGGCCCAATTTCCCAAACAGGAGATCCTGGAGGCCTATATCAATCAGATCCCCTTTGGTGTGGGCGCTTATGGCATTGGCGAAGCGGCGCGGACTTTTTTTGGAAAATCCGCCGGTGAACTGACCTTGTCCGAGGCCTCCCTCCTGGCCGGCCTGCCCAAATCACCCACGCGTTACAATCCCTTCCGCTATCCGGATCGTGCGCGTGCCCGGCAGAAAGTGGTGCTCAAACGCATGGTGGATACCGGCATGATCACACCCCAGGAGGCCGAGGATGCCGGTACGGCGCCGCTGGGGCTGCGCAAACAGGCCCGCGCCCTGCGGGTGGACAGTTATTTCCTGGATGCGGTGATGAAATCCCTGGAGGAGCGTTACAGCCCGGAGGTGGTTTACCATGGTGGCCTGCGCGTGTACACCACCCTGGACCCAAGCATGCAGCGACTGGCCGAGACCGCCTTGCAGGAGGGGATCGCCAGGCTGGAGTCGAACATGAAAAACGCAAATCCGGAAAAGGGAGATGAAGACGACAACGGGCTTCAGGGGGCGCTGGTCAGCGTGGATGTCAGAACCGGCGCGGTCAAGGCCCTGGTGGGCGGTCGGGATTTTTTTCAGACCCCGTACAACCGGGCCTTGCAGAACAACCGCCAGGCGGGATCCGGTTTTAAACCGTTTCTTTATTACAGTGTAATGGAAAACCTGGGCAAATCACCGGCCGATGTGGTCGAAGACAAGGCCGTGTCCATTCCTATTGCCGGTAAACCGCCCTGGCGGCCGCGCAATTTTGAACGCCGCTATGCGGGCCCCATGATACTGAAAAAAGCGTTTACCGGATCGGTCAACAGCGTGGCGGCCCAACTGGTCCAGGCCCTGGGACCCGAGGCCGTTATCGATACGGCGCGCCGGTGCGGCATTACCAGCCCCCTGTCACCGGTCTATTCGGTCGCTTTGGGTACCTTTGGGGTCAGCCCGCTGGAGATGGCTTCGGCCTATGCCACCTTTGCCTCGGGCGGTGTGCGCCATCCGCCGTTCTGGATTCGCCGGGTGGAGGATGTCAGCGGGCGGGTGCTGGAGGAGCACATCATCACCGGTGAACGAGTGCTGAACGAATCGGTGACCTACCAGCTGGTGGATATGATGGCCGGGGTGATTGATGAGGGCACGGGCAACGTGGTTCGTCGGTTGGGATTTTCCCTGCCGGCGGCGGGTAAGACCGGAACCACCAACGGGTACAATGACGCCTGGTTTACCGGTTTCACCCCCACCCTGAGCACGTCGGTGTGGGTTGGGTTTGACCGGGGCCAGGGGATGCGAAGCAAAAGCGGCGTCGGCATCACCGGTGGGCGGGGTGCCGCGCCCATCTGGGCGCAGTTCGTGAAACAGGCGACCCAGGGAGAGCCGCCACGGCAGTTCATGGTGCCCTCAGGAATCTATTTCAAGAATGTGAATCCCGAAAACGGCGCCTGGGCCGGTTTCTGGACCAGTGATCCGATGAGGGTCGCCTTGAGAAAATAA
- a CDS encoding GGDEF domain-containing protein → MRASATMTRIVDLCLAMDNHATRLYRSLAGQTADQELKRFWQDIAEKNEQHGRYWELLLDWTAKGMLDHLFDDSRKTGEELARLESKVRDLAGSCLYVGSKKKAFTIAFKLEFYLLHPAFETLSQYVATFNADAAPDLRYERFVNPLFDALQQNELSTLELELVGEVIHRLWKENRRMAFLSNYDELTGVFNRRGLFNAINHLAHLAQRNQNTVGVLMIDIDHFKSINDNYGHQYGDETLRRVAGCIRESIRASDVLGRYGGEEFLVFLSSVESVALGEVGEKVRRAIESMPENPAHVTVSIGIAHNQVGREVQADIKALIHLADERLLIAKASGRNRIEL, encoded by the coding sequence ATGCGTGCCTCTGCCACCATGACCCGAATCGTCGATTTGTGCCTTGCCATGGACAATCATGCCACCCGCCTCTATCGGAGTTTGGCCGGCCAGACGGCCGACCAGGAACTGAAACGGTTCTGGCAGGATATCGCCGAGAAAAACGAGCAGCACGGGCGCTACTGGGAATTACTGCTTGACTGGACCGCGAAAGGCATGCTCGATCATCTTTTCGATGATTCACGGAAGACCGGTGAAGAGTTGGCCCGGCTGGAGAGCAAGGTCCGTGATCTGGCGGGCAGTTGCCTTTATGTGGGAAGTAAGAAAAAGGCCTTTACCATAGCCTTCAAGCTCGAATTTTATCTGCTGCACCCCGCTTTCGAAACGCTATCCCAGTACGTGGCGACCTTTAACGCTGACGCTGCGCCGGATCTTCGTTATGAGCGTTTCGTCAACCCGCTTTTCGACGCACTCCAGCAAAATGAGTTGAGCACCCTTGAGCTGGAACTGGTCGGCGAGGTGATCCACCGCTTGTGGAAGGAGAACCGGCGCATGGCCTTTCTTAGCAATTATGACGAGTTGACCGGCGTGTTCAACCGGCGTGGGCTATTTAACGCCATCAACCACCTGGCTCATCTGGCCCAGCGCAATCAGAACACCGTCGGGGTGCTGATGATCGATATCGACCATTTCAAATCGATCAACGATAATTACGGGCATCAGTATGGTGACGAGACGTTACGCCGGGTGGCTGGCTGCATTCGCGAGAGCATCCGTGCCTCGGATGTGCTTGGGCGATACGGCGGAGAGGAATTCCTGGTCTTTCTGTCCAGTGTGGAATCCGTAGCCCTGGGCGAGGTCGGTGAGAAAGTCCGGCGGGCCATTGAGAGCATGCCGGAAAACCCTGCTCACGTCACGGTCAGTATCGGTATTGCTCACAATCAGGTGGGCCGCGAGGTGCAGGCGGACATCAAGGCCCTGATCCATCTGGCCGACGAGCGTTTGTTGATTGCCAAAGCGTCCGGCCGCAACCGCATCGAACTTTAA
- a CDS encoding NAD(P)/FAD-dependent oxidoreductase: MKVVIVGNGIAGNQVAFSIRQRCKDTEICIVSAEAVPEYDPCSLPYFLGGDCEERAVYRKQTEDYQKHRIDLVYNSKVVSISPQEKTITTENGKSISYDKLVLAHGGDLFIPPIEGIRNNGVFSCKQLNETLKLRSHTGTRAVVIGSGAIGIEAAEALKKRGYAVTIIELLGWILPALFDEVTAKRLETAMAGYGIDVFTEEKVLRIQGDDRVTGVVTDKREIPCDTVVVATGVVPWVALAQTAGIATGRGIQVDRTMRTSVDDIYACGDCIETIDACTGEIAMFQLKHNAIEQGQIVARNIMGETVKYLGAYAFARAHFFDTHAVTFGKTMRATDCVLGDKELIEKENGSDYLRVILLDGKVVGGQAIGRYANDIGYFIAAMWRKDDMNRLRSKVRQLPADGAVHAWNQLHMEQVLKTT, from the coding sequence ATGAAAGTTGTCATTGTCGGAAACGGAATTGCAGGCAATCAGGTGGCCTTTTCGATTCGTCAGCGTTGCAAAGATACCGAAATCTGCATTGTTTCAGCCGAGGCCGTACCGGAATACGATCCGTGCTCGCTGCCGTACTTCCTGGGTGGGGATTGTGAGGAACGCGCGGTTTACCGAAAACAGACCGAGGATTACCAGAAGCATCGGATCGATCTGGTTTACAACAGCAAGGTGGTTTCCATTTCCCCCCAGGAAAAAACCATCACCACGGAAAACGGCAAATCGATCAGCTACGACAAGCTGGTCCTGGCCCACGGTGGCGATCTTTTCATCCCCCCCATCGAGGGCATCCGCAACAACGGGGTGTTCAGCTGCAAGCAGTTGAATGAAACCTTGAAGCTTCGATCCCACACGGGCACGCGCGCCGTGGTGATCGGGTCCGGGGCCATCGGTATCGAAGCGGCCGAAGCATTGAAAAAAAGGGGTTACGCCGTCACCATCATCGAACTGCTGGGCTGGATTCTGCCGGCCCTGTTTGACGAGGTCACCGCCAAGCGCCTGGAAACGGCCATGGCAGGCTATGGGATTGATGTGTTTACCGAGGAAAAAGTGCTGCGCATCCAAGGCGACGACAGGGTCACCGGTGTGGTCACCGACAAGCGCGAGATTCCCTGCGACACGGTGGTGGTCGCCACCGGTGTGGTGCCCTGGGTGGCCTTGGCGCAAACCGCCGGCATCGCCACCGGCCGGGGTATTCAGGTCGATCGGACCATGCGGACATCGGTCGACGATATTTACGCCTGTGGCGACTGCATCGAAACCATCGATGCCTGTACCGGCGAAATCGCTATGTTTCAACTCAAGCACAACGCCATCGAGCAGGGCCAGATCGTCGCGCGCAACATTATGGGCGAAACGGTAAAATACCTGGGGGCGTACGCCTTTGCCCGGGCCCATTTCTTCGACACCCACGCCGTCACCTTCGGCAAGACCATGCGCGCCACCGATTGCGTTCTGGGCGACAAGGAGCTGATCGAAAAAGAGAATGGATCGGATTACCTGCGGGTGATTCTTTTGGACGGCAAGGTGGTCGGCGGCCAGGCCATCGGCCGTTATGCCAACGATATCGGGTATTTTATTGCCGCCATGTGGCGCAAGGACGACATGAACCGGTTAAGAAGCAAAGTTCGCCAGCTCCCCGCCGACGGCGCCGTGCACGCCTGGAATCAGCTGCACATGGAGCAGGTGCTGAAAACCACATAA